The Spirulina subsalsa PCC 9445 region GATTTTCCAATAAACTCGATGGCTAGAGATATCAAACCTCTGGGCAAATAGACACAATACATTGTCTGTACAATATCATACCAGATTTCGCCCATTCCGGATCATCCCCCGTAGATCCCGCCAAAAACAAGGGAGAGCAATGCTCTCCCCCAGCCTTCACTATGAGCGTCACGTTTCGTCCGGAATAGGCTGCTTTGGTACTGTAGAGTTACCCCAGTATGGCCTTTCACGTAAAGTAATCGGGAGCGCGGAAGCCCCCATCTTTTAAGTGGGCGAGGAAGCGCGACTCGGGCGGCTTTAGCCGCCGTGAAAGTATGTTACCTAAAATGTCGGCTTGAAGGCTCTCGGTTTTACCGATGAGATGAAAAGACGACCAATTTAGGGCTACAGAAAGCCCCCGACCGTAGTCGGGGTAAGCTTACGAGAACTTGTTCCACACAGAACAGAATTCCTGTGTTAGAGTGAGCATAAGACCTCCTGTAACAACATCCTCCCCATCAGCGCGATAGATAATAGCTTATGGTATTTACAACTCGCGGGCTAGTTTTTGGCACAACAGCATTAGTAATCACCACCGTGGCCATCATGGGCGCCCTGCCCCAGAGCAAAGCTTTTTTCAATGAAAGTCCTAAAGAGCTAGTTGATGAAGTTTGGCAGATTATTAATCGTCAATATGTCGATGCGACCTTTAATCAAGTCGATTGGCGTGCGGTACGCAATGAGTATTTAGACCGGAATTATAGTAGTTCCGATGAAGCCTACAAAGCGATTCGGGAAATGCTCGAACGCCTTGAAGACCCCTATACTCGTTTTATGAATCCAGAAGAGTTCAAAAATATGCAGATTGACACTTCTGGAGAACTTACTGGGGTAGGTATCCAAATTTCCAAAGACGAGCCATCAGATCGTTTAATTGTCGTGTCTCCCATTGAAGACAGTCCAGCCTATGAAGCGGGGATTCTCTCCAAAGATATCATCATGAGAATTGATGGCAAAGACACCCTCGGCATGGACGTTAATGAGGCAGTGCAACTGATTCGCGGTAAAGTTGGCTCTCAAGTGGTGCTGACGATTCGACGGGGTGAAGAAGAAATAGACTATCCCATTACCCGCGCCAAAATTGAAATTCATCCAGTCCGTGCGAGATTACAACACACAGAATTAGGCAATATTGGCTATATTCGCTTGAATCAATTTAACGCCAATGCAGCCAAAGATATGCGGGAAGCGATTCAAGACTTTGAAGCCAAAAACGTCGCAGGTTATATTCTTGACCTCCGTTCTAACCCCGGTGGGCTGCTTTACGCCAGCATTGAAATTGCTCGAATGTTTATCCCCGAAGGTACGATTGTTTCAACAGTTAATCGGGATGGAGAGATGGATCGGCAGGTGGCTAACAATCGCTCCTTAACAG contains the following coding sequences:
- the ctpC gene encoding carboxyl-terminal processing protease CtpC yields the protein MVFTTRGLVFGTTALVITTVAIMGALPQSKAFFNESPKELVDEVWQIINRQYVDATFNQVDWRAVRNEYLDRNYSSSDEAYKAIREMLERLEDPYTRFMNPEEFKNMQIDTSGELTGVGIQISKDEPSDRLIVVSPIEDSPAYEAGILSKDIIMRIDGKDTLGMDVNEAVQLIRGKVGSQVVLTIRRGEEEIDYPITRAKIEIHPVRARLQHTELGNIGYIRLNQFNANAAKDMREAIQDFEAKNVAGYILDLRSNPGGLLYASIEIARMFIPEGTIVSTVNRDGEMDRQVANNRSLTDKPMVVLVDGGSASASEILSGALQDNDRAVLVGTQTFGKGLVQSVRSVGNGAGLAVTIAKYLTPSGRDINKEGIPPDIVFEMSEEERKNLQTNNEKLGTLDDPQFAKALEVLREEIAAKTGIRVDATPH